The Oceanithermus desulfurans genome segment CACCCTCAAGGGCAACTACGACTACTACAACGCCGACGCCACCGACCCGACCAACGACGAGGTGACCTACGGCGGTAGCGCCGCCATCGGCCCGATGAAGGGCTTCACCCTCGAGGCCTTCTACAGCTTGGCCACCCTGGGCGGCGCGGCGGTGGACGGTCCGCTGCCCACCACCGAGGGCGAGTCGGCCTACGGTGCCAGCCTGAGCCACGACGGCGCCAGCGAGAACGCCCTGATCAGCGGCCTCAACCTGACGGCCAAGTACAAGGCGTACACCGTTAGCGGTAACACCGACATTCAGGTGTACGGCGACTTCGACGCCAAGTTCGGTGTCGTGGGCATCCACCCGATGTTCCGCTACCACATGCCCAACCCTGGGGACACCACCATCAAGTACGGTGCCCAGGTCAAGGTGGGCGAGCTCGGCGTGGTCTTCAAGCCGACCCTGATGGGTGACTTCGTCAGCCGCACCACCGGCACGACCTCGGAAATGAAGTACGGCGTGGGCCTCGAGCTCGGCGACTTCGTCTTCGGCTCGAGCCTCAAGGGCGGCTACGCCAGCTACACCGCGGCCAACGTCGCCAGCGTGCTGCTTGCCGACGCTCAGCTGCTCGATCCGTTCAACCCCGCCGACGACCGCGTCTGGTCCTCGACCGGCACCACGAACGGCAGCCTGACCGGCTACTTCTTCGAGTGGACCTACGAAGGCATGCAGTTCGCCTACATCGACGCCGTCGTCAACAACGGCGGCAACACCACCCACGGCCAGGCCTTCAAGGTCAGCTACTCCGTCGAGTTCTAATCCCGAACTCGTACGCCGAACCCCCGCCCGCAGGCGGGGGTTCTCATTTTGCGGTGCCATAATGGGGCCGATGAACCGGGTGCGGATCACGCTGTTGGTGTTGTTCGGGCTGCTGCTGGCTTCGCCGGTCGCGGCCGAGGAACCCCTCAGTTACGCCGAGCAGCTGATTCGCAGCGGCGAGTACGCCCTCGCCGAGATCGCGCTGGAGAAGCAGATCGCCGACCATCCCGTCGCCGCGGCGCGGCTGCTCAGCGACGTCTACCTGTTCGAGGGTGATCTGGATCGGGCCCAGCACTGGCTCGAGCGCGCCCGCGAGGCCGGCCTCGAAGACGCGGCCTACTACTGGCAGAAGGGCCGCATCGAGAGCGCCCGCGCCAACTGGCCCGCCGCCTGGGCGGCGTTGCGCAGCGCCGTCGCCCTGGCGCCCCGGCCCGAGTACGCCCTCCTCTGGGGCGCGGTCGGGCTGGCCCAGGGGGACGCGGAGCGCGCCCGGCTTGGTTTCGGGAAGGCCGAGCGCAGCGGCTCGGGGGCCAGCGCCCTTTTCCTCCAGGGTCTGACCCTGCTCTCCAGCTCGCCGGAGCAGGCCCTCGCCCTCCTCCGCCGCGCCCAGTTGGAGCTGGGGAGCGAGAGCCCGCTCAAGCCCCAGGCCATCTACTGGCAGGCGCGTGCGCTCGAGCGCCTGGGGCGGGTGAAGGAGGCCCGCAGCACGCTGCGCTTCCTGCTGCGCAGCTACCCCGGATACGGCCCGGCCCGCGACGAGCTGAACCGGCTGGGGCCGTAGCGCGACCATGCCCAAGACCGCAACCTCCCTGCACGCCGACCGCGCGCCCGCGCGGTTTCGCTACCGTGGCCCCGAACCCAAAGGCGACCAGCCGAAGGCCATCCGCCAGCTCGTCGAAGGCTTTGCCTCGGGGCTGCGCTACCAGACGCTGCTCGGCGCCACCGGCACCGGCAAGACGGTGACGATGGCCAAGGTGATCGAGGCCCTGGGCCGGCCCACGCTGGTCATGGCGCCCAACAAGGTGCTGGCCGCGCAGCTCGCCGCCGAGTTCCGCGAACTCTTCCCCGAGAACGCCGTCGAGTACTTCATCAGCTACTACGACTACTACCAGCCCGAGGCCTACGTTCCCGGCCGCGACCTCTTCATCGAAAAGGACGCCAGCATCAACCCCGAGATCGAGCGCCTGCGCCACTCCACCACCCAGAGCCTGCTCACCCGCCGCGA includes the following:
- a CDS encoding tetratricopeptide repeat protein; translation: MNRVRITLLVLFGLLLASPVAAEEPLSYAEQLIRSGEYALAEIALEKQIADHPVAAARLLSDVYLFEGDLDRAQHWLERAREAGLEDAAYYWQKGRIESARANWPAAWAALRSAVALAPRPEYALLWGAVGLAQGDAERARLGFGKAERSGSGASALFLQGLTLLSSSPEQALALLRRAQLELGSESPLKPQAIYWQARALERLGRVKEARSTLRFLLRSYPGYGPARDELNRLGP